A stretch of Spirosoma oryzicola DNA encodes these proteins:
- a CDS encoding DUF1573 domain-containing protein yields MHLQKGLLLLAIIAVGCGQISCDNRKQGESAQASATGKMPKITFAEKGIYNFGTLTEGDTVEHTFKFTNTGEFPLIINNITASCGCTTPEWPREPVAPGASSSIRVRFNSRGKSGEQNKTVTVIANTDPAMTDLQFRALVNPKTDSTKNS; encoded by the coding sequence ATGCACTTACAAAAAGGGCTCCTTCTCCTGGCTATTATTGCAGTGGGTTGTGGGCAAATCAGTTGCGACAATCGGAAACAGGGCGAGTCGGCTCAGGCTTCAGCTACGGGCAAGATGCCGAAAATTACCTTTGCGGAAAAGGGAATCTACAACTTCGGGACGCTAACCGAAGGTGATACCGTTGAACATACGTTCAAGTTCACCAATACGGGCGAGTTTCCGCTCATTATCAACAACATTACGGCCTCATGTGGCTGTACGACGCCCGAATGGCCCCGCGAACCGGTTGCCCCGGGAGCTTCCTCGTCAATTCGCGTTCGGTTTAATAGCCGGGGTAAAAGCGGAGAGCAAAACAAAACGGTCACCGTTATTGCGAATACCGACCCGGCCATGACTGATTTGCAATTCAGAGCCTTGGTGAACCCAAAGACCGATTCAACCAAAAATTCATAA
- a CDS encoding DUF4136 domain-containing protein, translating into MRKVLMLASLLAIIYACSPRVAVDKSSRTDFSKYKTFAWMDSDVKAGQNPVYYNQLATESVENTVNGVLNQKGLKESNTKPDLLIGYHFFVEDKTRTVSTPNSAFYGPYMGWGRWGYGGWGPGWWGWGGQQYTQEQYKAGILVVDMVDARTRKLVWRGAVENAVADPSRITAQLTKEVERIVEKYPERNS; encoded by the coding sequence ATGAGAAAGGTACTGATGCTAGCCAGTTTACTGGCGATAATTTATGCGTGCTCACCGCGTGTAGCGGTCGATAAGAGCAGCCGGACGGACTTCAGCAAATACAAAACCTTTGCCTGGATGGACTCCGACGTAAAAGCGGGCCAAAACCCTGTTTATTACAATCAACTAGCAACCGAAAGTGTGGAGAACACGGTCAATGGGGTGCTGAACCAAAAGGGTCTCAAAGAAAGCAACACCAAGCCGGATCTTCTGATTGGCTACCACTTTTTCGTGGAAGACAAAACACGCACGGTCTCAACACCCAACTCCGCTTTTTACGGTCCTTACATGGGCTGGGGTCGGTGGGGCTATGGCGGCTGGGGTCCCGGTTGGTGGGGATGGGGTGGTCAGCAGTACACGCAAGAGCAGTATAAAGCGGGCATACTCGTAGTTGATATGGTCGATGCGCGTACCCGTAAATTGGTCTGGCGTGGTGCCGTCGAAAACGCGGTAGCTGACCCATCACGAATCACGGCTCAGCTGACTAAAGAAGTGGAGCGGATTGTTGAAAAATACCCGGAACGAAACAGTTAA
- a CDS encoding flavin reductase family protein, with protein MTKTINPADLKPNEFYRYLIGTIGPRPIAFASTVDAQGNVNVSPFSFFNLFGYNPPTLVFAPTINRHGQKKHTLLNLEEVGEVVINIVNYAMVEQMSLASAEFERGVNEFEKAGFTAVASDKVRPPRVAESPAAYECVVKQIIPTNNQSTQDTPGAGHLVICEVVMAHVHDSIFDETGAIDPHRIDLIGRMGGDWYARAQGDALFEVARPKVGIGVDQIPASIRNSPILTGNDLGKLGSFNALPTTDEIEAFKETGVLNELFDEARYGCQYLPDLLHLRARQLLANDNVKEAWLTLLQVR; from the coding sequence ATGACCAAAACCATCAACCCCGCCGACCTAAAACCCAATGAATTTTACCGGTATCTGATTGGTACGATTGGTCCCCGACCGATTGCATTTGCCAGTACGGTTGATGCCCAGGGAAACGTCAACGTAAGTCCATTTAGCTTTTTCAATTTGTTTGGCTACAACCCGCCAACGCTGGTGTTTGCACCGACCATCAACCGGCACGGTCAAAAGAAACACACGTTGCTGAATCTGGAAGAGGTAGGCGAAGTCGTCATTAACATTGTCAACTATGCCATGGTCGAGCAGATGTCGCTGGCCAGCGCAGAATTCGAGCGTGGCGTCAATGAGTTCGAAAAAGCGGGTTTTACGGCTGTGGCTTCCGATAAAGTCCGTCCACCGAGAGTCGCCGAATCACCTGCGGCCTACGAATGTGTCGTCAAACAGATTATTCCAACCAATAACCAATCCACGCAGGACACGCCCGGCGCGGGTCATCTGGTTATTTGCGAGGTAGTCATGGCGCACGTCCACGACAGCATTTTTGACGAAACAGGCGCTATCGATCCGCACCGTATTGATTTAATTGGCCGTATGGGTGGCGACTGGTACGCCCGCGCTCAAGGCGATGCATTATTCGAAGTAGCTCGCCCTAAAGTAGGCATTGGCGTTGACCAGATCCCGGCTTCTATCCGCAACAGCCCGATTTTAACGGGCAACGATTTAGGTAAATTAGGCAGCTTCAACGCGCTTCCGACAACTGATGAGATAGAAGCCTTTAAAGAAACGGGTGTTTTAAATGAGCTATTTGACGAGGCTCGCTACGGTTGTCAGTACTTGCCGGATTTGCTCCATCTGCGGGCCAGGCAGCTTCTTGCCAACGATAATGTCAAAGAAGCCTGGCTGACGCTGCTGCAAGTCCGGTAA
- a CDS encoding MarR family winged helix-turn-helix transcriptional regulator — MTHPSDSRAYFFKIDTTIKKIRNALQKQFNDAGFDLTVDQWVIIDHLYRNPGISQNTISEITTKDAPTVTRIIDLLSQKGLAERRMADSDRRKFLVYLTKTGEAKHDEVLPIVSAMRRKGWGELSEEDYQHFVRIMDSIYTNISQ, encoded by the coding sequence ATGACGCATCCCTCCGACAGCCGGGCCTATTTTTTTAAGATTGACACCACGATAAAGAAAATCCGCAACGCGCTTCAAAAGCAATTCAACGATGCCGGATTTGATTTGACAGTCGATCAGTGGGTTATTATCGATCATCTCTACCGTAACCCTGGCATTAGTCAGAATACCATCTCGGAAATAACCACGAAAGATGCGCCGACCGTAACCCGTATCATCGATTTGCTTTCGCAAAAAGGGCTGGCCGAACGGCGCATGGCTGATAGTGACCGACGTAAGTTTCTGGTGTACTTGACTAAAACAGGTGAAGCAAAACACGACGAAGTGCTGCCCATTGTGTCGGCGATGCGTCGCAAAGGCTGGGGTGAGTTAAGCGAGGAAGATTACCAGCACTTTGTCCGGATCATGGATTCGATTTATACGAACATCAGCCAATAG
- a CDS encoding nucleotidyltransferase family protein — MQPTLLILAAGMGSRYGGVKQLDQFGPNGETIMDYSLFDAIRAGFGKVVFIIREELRADFEEIFNEKLAGKIEVDYAIQSLDAYVPAELGEVRRTKPWGTGHAMLCAKNHTTTPFAIINADDFYGLEAFQLIGEFLKTDTDDQLHAMVGYEVKNTLSKYGSVSRGVCEVNDNGNLASVIERTKIYEKEGRIVYEETDGDTLLSPDTPVSMNFWGFKPSVFPSLERQFETYAIANIDSLKAEFYIPTVMTTLIQTDLGHCKVFRSQGEWFGVTYPDDKPIVQEALKRLHDEGKYPDQLW, encoded by the coding sequence ATGCAACCTACCCTTTTAATTCTGGCTGCTGGTATGGGCAGCCGTTATGGCGGTGTCAAGCAACTCGATCAGTTCGGGCCGAACGGCGAGACAATCATGGATTATTCGTTATTCGATGCGATCCGGGCGGGCTTCGGAAAGGTCGTGTTTATCATACGGGAAGAATTGCGCGCTGATTTCGAGGAAATATTCAACGAAAAACTAGCCGGAAAAATAGAAGTGGATTATGCGATCCAGTCGCTTGATGCGTACGTTCCCGCCGAACTGGGGGAAGTGAGACGCACGAAGCCCTGGGGAACGGGTCATGCCATGCTCTGCGCCAAAAACCACACGACGACGCCTTTTGCTATCATCAACGCCGACGATTTCTACGGCCTCGAAGCGTTTCAACTGATCGGTGAATTTCTGAAAACGGATACCGACGATCAACTGCACGCCATGGTTGGTTATGAAGTGAAAAACACGTTATCTAAGTACGGTTCGGTTTCGCGGGGTGTGTGCGAGGTAAATGATAACGGCAACCTGGCGTCGGTCATCGAGCGGACGAAAATCTACGAAAAAGAAGGACGCATCGTATACGAAGAAACTGATGGTGATACGCTTTTGTCGCCCGACACGCCCGTTTCGATGAATTTCTGGGGTTTCAAACCCTCCGTATTTCCGTCTCTAGAGCGCCAGTTCGAAACGTACGCCATTGCAAACATTGATTCGCTAAAAGCGGAGTTCTACATTCCGACTGTTATGACGACGCTTATTCAAACCGATCTTGGACACTGCAAAGTATTTCGCAGTCAAGGGGAGTGGTTCGGCGTAACCTATCCCGATGATAAGCCCATTGTACAGGAAGCCCTAAAGCGGCTCCACGATGAAGGGAAATACCCAGATCAGTTGTGGTAA
- the coaE gene encoding dephospho-CoA kinase (Dephospho-CoA kinase (CoaE) performs the final step in coenzyme A biosynthesis.), producing MKAPLQIGVTGGIGAGKSVVCRIFQAFGIPIYEADERAKWLTENDPILKADIVRVLGAQAYDALGRYNRAWVASQVFADPTLLAGLNGVIHPRVMSDTDAWVNEHADKPYVVKEAAIMNAAGQNNSLHKVIVVQAPLALRIERIKQRDPHRSEAEIINIINRQISDAERLKLADYVIDNDETQLLLPQVVALHNDFLRQETI from the coding sequence ATGAAAGCTCCTCTTCAGATTGGCGTAACGGGTGGAATTGGAGCCGGTAAAAGTGTTGTTTGTCGAATCTTTCAGGCGTTTGGTATTCCGATTTACGAAGCCGACGAACGGGCGAAATGGCTTACCGAAAACGATCCTATTTTGAAAGCGGACATCGTGCGCGTGTTGGGTGCGCAAGCCTACGACGCGCTGGGACGCTACAACCGGGCCTGGGTAGCCTCGCAGGTGTTTGCAGATCCAACGTTGCTTGCCGGGCTCAATGGCGTAATTCACCCCCGTGTCATGAGCGATACCGACGCCTGGGTCAATGAACATGCCGATAAGCCTTACGTCGTCAAAGAAGCGGCTATTATGAACGCGGCTGGTCAAAACAATTCACTTCACAAAGTTATTGTTGTCCAAGCACCACTAGCCCTGCGGATCGAACGCATCAAACAGCGGGACCCGCACCGCTCCGAAGCAGAAATCATCAACATCATCAATCGACAGATTAGCGACGCCGAGCGGTTGAAACTGGCTGACTACGTTATTGATAACGACGAAACGCAGTTGCTCCTTCCTCAAGTGGTGGCGCTACACAACGATTTTTTGCGGCAAGAAACAATTTAA
- a CDS encoding DUF4142 domain-containing protein yields MKSTVLIPSLFLGLSFVFGCSSGNDSTDKADKINDERIEKQAIAVSNDAREDAKKVSRYMVHLSNSGMTEYELSKVALQKATNPEVKGFAQRAMNEHQQHDKTLQSLAKQMNVTLPTELSDKSKSALGKLTGMDAGTEFDLQYLDNMATVNDDALSVADDLQDLAPNDGVKAFIKKLVTDDGKHKDLAKQLKNVLD; encoded by the coding sequence ATGAAATCCACTGTATTGATCCCCAGCTTGTTTCTAGGCTTATCCTTCGTTTTCGGCTGTTCGTCCGGTAACGACAGTACGGATAAAGCCGATAAGATCAACGATGAACGCATTGAGAAACAGGCGATAGCGGTTAGTAACGACGCCCGTGAAGACGCCAAAAAAGTAAGCCGTTATATGGTTCACCTGTCAAATAGCGGCATGACTGAATATGAATTGAGTAAAGTAGCCCTTCAGAAAGCGACCAATCCTGAGGTAAAAGGCTTTGCCCAGCGGGCCATGAACGAGCATCAGCAGCACGACAAGACGTTGCAATCGCTCGCCAAGCAAATGAACGTAACCTTACCGACTGAGCTCTCGGATAAAAGCAAAAGTGCGCTGGGTAAACTAACCGGGATGGATGCGGGCACCGAGTTCGACCTGCAATACCTCGACAACATGGCGACCGTCAACGACGACGCGCTCTCGGTTGCCGATGATCTTCAGGACCTTGCTCCGAACGATGGTGTAAAAGCGTTCATAAAGAAGCTAGTAACCGACGATGGTAAGCATAAGGATTTGGCGAAACAGTTGAAAAACGTACTGGATTAG
- the ggt gene encoding gamma-glutamyltransferase: MKKNSIYYPSLLLFALAVASCKTQTSSTGTSAKVGQSQGVYQYRDEDPTVKPFFSDRQGVIGRNGMVASAHPEASQVGLTILKAGGNAVDAAVAVQFALAVVYPGAGNIGGGGFMVYRDSQGKSYTIDYREKAPGQASKDMYLDSLGNVRQGLSISGHLASGVPGSVDGMAEAHKRFGKLPWSQVIQPAVDLAQKGFALTERDALGLNRIKTDLNTINPGKPYFLKSTVSTDTVTWHKGDLLVQSDLAKTLQRIQAQGRAGFYEGETARLLAEEMKRGNGLITEADLKNYHAVWREPIQANYKNYKVITMPPTSSGGVALVQLMRFTEPYPLRKWGWNRDSTVQVMIEAERRVYADRAKFLGDPDFVKVPVDNLIDPGYLRTRWTDFSFAKATDSKAIKGGTIPGYESLETTHFSIVDKEGNAVSITTTLNGGYGSRVVVNGAGFFLNNEMDDFSIKPGVPNMFGLIGNQANAIAPNKRMLSSMTPTILEKDGKLFMVVGTPGGSTIITSVYQTILNVIEHGMTMQQAVNALKFHHQWLPDKTTFENGAFSDQTVQMLQTRGYILEKLTNTLGRMDCVLIRPDGSYEGASDPRADNTARGY; this comes from the coding sequence ATGAAAAAAAATAGTATTTATTATCCTTCCCTACTACTGTTTGCCCTTGCTGTTGCTTCCTGCAAAACGCAGACATCATCTACCGGAACCAGTGCAAAAGTTGGGCAAAGTCAGGGTGTTTATCAGTATCGTGACGAAGATCCAACCGTTAAACCATTTTTCTCGGACCGTCAGGGTGTAATTGGCCGTAACGGTATGGTAGCGTCAGCCCATCCGGAAGCTTCTCAGGTCGGATTAACCATTTTAAAAGCGGGGGGCAATGCCGTCGATGCTGCCGTAGCTGTACAGTTTGCGCTGGCGGTGGTGTATCCGGGGGCGGGTAATATTGGTGGTGGTGGATTTATGGTTTACCGGGATAGCCAGGGCAAATCCTATACGATTGATTACCGCGAAAAAGCGCCTGGTCAGGCCAGTAAGGATATGTACCTCGATTCGCTCGGTAACGTTCGCCAGGGCCTGAGTATCAGTGGTCATTTAGCCAGCGGTGTGCCCGGTTCGGTAGATGGAATGGCCGAAGCCCATAAGCGGTTTGGTAAATTACCGTGGTCGCAGGTGATCCAGCCCGCTGTCGATCTGGCTCAGAAAGGTTTTGCGCTGACCGAACGCGATGCACTTGGTTTGAATCGAATCAAAACGGACCTGAATACCATCAATCCGGGTAAGCCTTATTTCCTGAAAAGCACCGTCTCTACCGATACGGTTACCTGGCATAAAGGGGACTTGCTGGTCCAGAGTGATCTGGCGAAAACATTGCAACGGATTCAGGCGCAGGGCCGCGCCGGGTTTTATGAAGGCGAAACCGCGCGGCTGCTTGCTGAAGAAATGAAGCGGGGAAATGGCCTGATCACCGAAGCGGATTTGAAAAATTACCACGCTGTCTGGCGCGAACCGATTCAGGCGAACTACAAAAACTACAAAGTCATCACTATGCCGCCAACCTCCAGTGGCGGTGTTGCGCTTGTGCAGTTGATGCGCTTTACGGAGCCGTATCCGCTGCGGAAATGGGGCTGGAATCGTGACTCAACGGTGCAGGTGATGATTGAGGCCGAACGCCGTGTTTATGCCGACCGCGCGAAGTTTCTGGGTGATCCGGATTTTGTTAAGGTACCCGTCGATAATTTGATCGATCCGGGTTACCTGCGCACACGCTGGACAGACTTCTCTTTTGCCAAAGCGACCGACAGCAAAGCCATCAAAGGCGGTACAATTCCGGGTTACGAAAGTCTCGAAACGACGCATTTTTCCATTGTTGATAAAGAAGGGAACGCGGTGAGCATCACGACCACGCTGAACGGTGGTTATGGTAGCCGGGTTGTTGTGAACGGAGCCGGTTTCTTTCTAAACAACGAAATGGACGATTTCAGCATTAAGCCGGGCGTTCCCAACATGTTTGGATTGATTGGCAATCAGGCGAACGCAATTGCGCCGAACAAGCGAATGTTGTCATCGATGACACCTACGATTCTGGAAAAAGACGGTAAGCTGTTCATGGTTGTTGGAACGCCGGGTGGTTCTACGATTATTACCTCGGTTTATCAAACCATTCTTAATGTCATTGAACACGGCATGACGATGCAACAGGCCGTTAACGCACTGAAATTTCACCATCAATGGCTTCCCGATAAAACAACGTTTGAAAACGGTGCCTTTTCTGATCAGACAGTTCAGATGCTGCAAACGCGCGGTTATATCCTTGAAAAACTAACCAATACGCTTGGCCGTATGGACTGCGTCTTGATTCGTCCCGACGGTTCGTACGAAGGGGCATCGGACCCAAGAGCCGATAACACCGCCAGAGGATACTAA
- a CDS encoding amidase — protein sequence MKRFFTLFAACAGSFFFGAFITADDSKKPLTADMVGVASRIFGLDFTPAEQDSMLSSLNESRADYEALRKVELPNDVAPALYFNPLPAGFKLPTGQSSFKASAPAKVALPDNRNDLAYYTVSQLGELIRTRQISSVELTKFFLNRLKTYDPKLHCVITLTDDLALKQAERADAELKAGKYRGPLHGIPYGAKDILAKKGYKTTWGSVPYKDQKLNLDATVIQRLEAAGAVLCAKMSVGELAMGDVWFGGMTRNPWKPETGSSGSSAGTASAVSAGLLPFGIGTETLGSIVSPSTVCGTTGLRPTFGRVSRHGAMALSWSMDKIGPIARSVEDCALVFNAIYGPDGNDPTVMAVPFRYAPLPSLKGMRIGYVKNAFESNYANRANDSLTLQVLRKLGAQLVPFELPKGVSANRISFLLGAEAAAAFDELTRSGKDDQLVRQGKNAWPNEFRSSRFIPAVEYIQANRARTKLINEMAAQLKNANVDVYLSPTYAGGNLTVTNLTGHPCVVLPNGFNKQQTPGSITFMGQLFEEGKVLAVAKAYQDATDWHKKHPAL from the coding sequence ATGAAACGATTTTTTACCCTGTTTGCGGCCTGTGCTGGTAGTTTCTTTTTTGGCGCGTTCATAACCGCCGATGACTCCAAAAAACCCTTAACCGCCGATATGGTCGGGGTTGCTTCTCGCATCTTCGGCCTGGACTTCACGCCCGCTGAGCAAGACTCTATGCTCAGCAGTTTGAACGAATCACGTGCGGATTACGAGGCTCTGCGAAAAGTCGAGTTACCGAACGACGTTGCTCCGGCGCTGTATTTCAATCCCTTACCGGCGGGTTTTAAACTACCCACTGGACAGTCATCGTTTAAGGCGTCGGCTCCCGCTAAAGTCGCCTTACCGGACAATCGCAACGATCTTGCGTACTATACCGTCTCGCAGTTAGGCGAGCTGATTCGAACGCGGCAGATTTCGTCCGTTGAGTTAACCAAGTTTTTTCTGAATCGGCTGAAAACGTACGATCCTAAGTTGCACTGCGTCATCACCTTGACCGACGATTTGGCGCTAAAACAGGCGGAGCGAGCCGACGCCGAACTGAAAGCCGGAAAATACCGTGGCCCACTGCATGGCATTCCATATGGTGCAAAAGACATTCTGGCCAAGAAAGGCTACAAAACAACGTGGGGATCAGTACCCTATAAAGACCAAAAGTTGAATCTGGACGCTACCGTTATCCAGCGGCTGGAAGCGGCAGGTGCTGTACTCTGCGCAAAAATGTCGGTCGGTGAGCTGGCAATGGGTGATGTTTGGTTTGGCGGCATGACGCGCAATCCTTGGAAGCCCGAAACGGGTTCGAGCGGCTCCTCGGCTGGAACGGCATCGGCGGTATCAGCGGGCTTGTTGCCCTTCGGCATTGGCACCGAAACGTTGGGTTCTATCGTATCTCCTTCGACAGTTTGCGGTACAACCGGCCTTCGGCCAACATTCGGTCGCGTAAGTCGTCATGGTGCAATGGCATTAAGCTGGAGCATGGATAAAATAGGACCTATTGCGCGCTCCGTTGAAGACTGCGCGCTGGTATTCAACGCTATCTACGGCCCCGATGGCAATGACCCGACCGTTATGGCAGTGCCTTTCCGGTACGCTCCGTTGCCATCGCTGAAAGGAATGCGGATTGGTTACGTTAAAAATGCGTTTGAAAGCAATTATGCAAACCGGGCTAACGACTCGTTGACGTTACAGGTACTGCGTAAGTTAGGGGCTCAACTCGTTCCGTTTGAGTTGCCCAAAGGCGTGTCAGCCAACCGGATTTCGTTCCTGCTGGGGGCCGAAGCGGCAGCTGCCTTCGATGAACTGACGCGTTCGGGAAAAGATGACCAGCTGGTACGGCAGGGTAAGAATGCCTGGCCGAACGAGTTTCGCTCATCGCGGTTTATTCCGGCGGTGGAATATATACAGGCAAACCGCGCCCGTACAAAACTCATTAACGAAATGGCCGCTCAGCTTAAGAACGCTAACGTAGATGTGTACCTTAGTCCGACCTATGCGGGCGGTAATTTAACGGTCACGAATCTGACCGGTCATCCGTGCGTGGTGCTTCCTAATGGCTTCAACAAGCAGCAAACCCCAGGTAGTATCACGTTCATGGGCCAATTGTTTGAAGAAGGTAAAGTACTGGCCGTTGCCAAGGCTTATCAGGACGCTACCGATTGGCACAAGAAGCATCCAGCGCTGTAA
- a CDS encoding ABC transporter permease has product MRFLRQVLESFRFAWQALRSNLLRTTLSLLGVTVGIFSIIAVFTLVDSLERNVKDSVNVLGSNALYIQKIPWTFDGPFQWWKYFQRPELKYADFRYLHEHLEDAEAVAAASGKNGVTVKNGNNSMKIRLSGVTSDYNQVTDVALSDGRYFTAQEQDGSRNAVILGSEVAETLFPGQDPVGQAMKVAGLNFTIIGIQEKKGSGVLEIGGSADKRCLIPYNTYAKYFASLNPSITIFAKGYDSDPGLENLEGEIRGIMRTRRSLKPTQEDNFAINRPEALFKFISGIFAVLTTAGWVIGGFSILIGGFGIANIMFVSVKERVNIIGIQKSLGAKNYFILFQFLFESVLLSLVGGLAGIALVYLLSFIQLGTLTLELTIGNISLGLGVSSVIGVLAGIIPAYSASRLDPVIAIRSK; this is encoded by the coding sequence ATGCGATTTCTCCGTCAGGTATTAGAAAGTTTCCGGTTTGCGTGGCAGGCACTTCGCTCCAACCTCCTGCGCACAACGCTCTCCTTATTGGGCGTAACTGTCGGTATATTTTCTATTATCGCCGTGTTCACACTAGTAGATTCGCTGGAACGCAACGTCAAGGATAGCGTAAACGTGCTCGGCAGCAATGCGTTATACATCCAGAAGATTCCCTGGACATTCGATGGTCCTTTCCAATGGTGGAAGTACTTTCAGCGTCCCGAACTCAAGTATGCTGATTTCCGCTACCTCCACGAGCACCTCGAAGACGCCGAAGCCGTAGCCGCAGCCAGCGGCAAAAACGGGGTGACCGTCAAGAACGGTAATAACAGCATGAAAATCCGCCTGTCGGGTGTTACCTCCGATTATAACCAGGTTACCGATGTTGCGCTGTCCGATGGCCGTTATTTTACCGCTCAGGAACAGGATGGCTCCCGAAACGCCGTCATTCTTGGATCGGAGGTAGCCGAAACCTTATTTCCCGGTCAGGACCCGGTTGGCCAGGCTATGAAGGTGGCAGGCTTGAATTTCACGATTATTGGCATTCAGGAGAAAAAAGGCTCGGGCGTTCTGGAAATCGGCGGTAGCGCGGACAAACGCTGCCTGATCCCTTACAACACCTACGCCAAGTACTTTGCGTCACTCAACCCCAGCATCACCATCTTTGCCAAAGGATACGACAGCGACCCCGGCCTGGAAAATCTGGAAGGCGAAATCCGGGGCATCATGCGCACGCGTCGGAGTTTAAAACCCACGCAGGAAGATAACTTTGCCATTAACCGTCCCGAAGCCTTGTTTAAGTTTATCAGCGGTATCTTCGCCGTACTGACCACGGCTGGCTGGGTAATCGGCGGTTTCTCGATCCTGATCGGTGGCTTTGGCATAGCCAACATCATGTTTGTAAGCGTCAAAGAACGCGTCAATATTATTGGCATTCAAAAATCGCTCGGTGCCAAGAATTACTTTATTCTTTTCCAGTTTCTGTTTGAATCCGTACTGCTAAGTCTGGTGGGTGGTCTGGCGGGTATAGCGCTGGTTTATCTGCTGTCCTTTATACAGTTGGGTACCCTTACGCTGGAATTGACCATCGGCAACATTAGCCTGGGCCTGGGCGTGTCTAGCGTCATCGGTGTTCTGGCGGGCATTATTCCCGCCTACTCAGCGTCGCGTCTCGATCCCGTTATTGCGATCCGATCGAAGTAG
- the yajC gene encoding preprotein translocase subunit YajC, whose protein sequence is MHSILVQAIPGSSPSMLYNVLLWVGIIGVFYFFMIRPQQKKQKDQKSFVDNLKKGDSVVTIGGLHGRIASVEGTTVTLEVDRGIKMTFEKSSISREATAKPAEPEK, encoded by the coding sequence ATGCATTCGATTTTAGTACAGGCGATACCCGGTTCCAGTCCATCCATGCTTTACAACGTACTGCTGTGGGTAGGGATCATCGGTGTTTTTTATTTTTTCATGATCCGTCCCCAACAGAAGAAACAAAAGGATCAGAAAAGCTTTGTAGACAACCTTAAAAAAGGGGATAGCGTGGTAACGATCGGTGGACTTCACGGTCGTATCGCATCCGTTGAAGGTACGACGGTTACTCTTGAAGTTGACCGGGGAATCAAGATGACGTTTGAGAAATCGTCGATTTCGCGCGAAGCAACGGCAAAACCAGCCGAACCTGAAAAATAA
- the recA gene encoding recombinase RecA — translation MAKSDTAQATASANDNKLKALQTTIEKLDKAFGKGTVMRLSETKVVDVPVISTGSLGLDLALGIGGMPRGRVVEIYGPESSGKTTLTMHCIAEAQKNGGLAAFIDAEHAFDRVYAEKLGIDTKNLLISQPDNGEQALEIAEHLISSGAIDIIVIDSVAALVPKAEIEGEMGESKMGLQARLMSQALRKLTGTINKTGCCCIFINQLREKIGVMFGNPETTTGGNALKFYASVRIDIRRIGQIKEGADNVVGNRTKVKVVKNKLAAPFKVVEFDIMYGQGVSKVGEILDLAVEMDIVKKSGSWFSYGTSRLAQGRDAVKELLLDNPELMAELENKIRTKISEDENALLDPVIEGTDADDEGEIDD, via the coding sequence ATGGCAAAATCAGATACGGCGCAAGCCACAGCATCTGCTAATGACAACAAGTTAAAAGCCCTTCAAACCACCATTGAGAAGTTAGACAAAGCGTTCGGAAAAGGCACTGTGATGCGCCTGAGCGAAACCAAAGTTGTCGACGTTCCGGTTATCTCAACGGGTTCTTTGGGGCTTGATCTGGCATTGGGTATTGGTGGAATGCCACGCGGCCGCGTTGTTGAAATCTACGGTCCTGAATCGTCAGGTAAGACCACGCTTACAATGCACTGCATTGCCGAAGCCCAGAAGAACGGTGGCCTAGCTGCGTTCATCGACGCCGAACACGCGTTCGACCGCGTATACGCCGAGAAACTCGGTATTGATACCAAAAACCTGCTGATCTCGCAACCCGATAATGGCGAACAAGCCCTCGAAATTGCGGAACATCTGATCAGCTCAGGTGCTATTGATATTATCGTTATTGACTCCGTTGCTGCTCTTGTGCCGAAGGCCGAGATTGAAGGCGAAATGGGAGAAAGTAAAATGGGTCTGCAAGCCCGATTGATGTCGCAAGCGCTGCGGAAGCTGACCGGTACGATCAACAAAACCGGTTGCTGCTGCATTTTCATCAACCAGCTGCGTGAGAAGATCGGTGTGATGTTCGGTAACCCCGAGACAACGACCGGTGGTAACGCCCTGAAATTCTACGCGTCGGTTCGGATCGATATTCGTCGTATCGGCCAGATCAAAGAAGGTGCCGACAACGTTGTTGGTAACCGCACGAAAGTGAAAGTCGTGAAGAACAAACTGGCCGCTCCGTTCAAAGTGGTTGAGTTCGACATTATGTACGGCCAGGGCGTTTCGAAAGTCGGCGAGATTCTTGACTTGGCTGTTGAGATGGACATCGTTAAGAAATCAGGTTCCTGGTTCTCATACGGTACCAGCCGTCTGGCTCAAGGACGTGACGCAGTTAAAGAACTGCTGCTCGACAACCCTGAATTGATGGCAGAACTGGAAAATAAAATCCGGACGAAAATTTCTGAAGACGAAAATGCGCTGCTTGACCCTGTTATCGAAGGCACTGATGCTGACGATGAAGGCGAAATTGACGATTAA